A stretch of the Tachyglossus aculeatus isolate mTacAcu1 chromosome 6, mTacAcu1.pri, whole genome shotgun sequence genome encodes the following:
- the SLITRK2 gene encoding SLIT and NTRK-like protein 2, whose product MLNGVWLLSVLTVAGISQTECRKTAKDICKIRCLCEEKENVLNINCENKGFTTVSLLQPPQYRIYQLFLNGNLLTRLHPNEFVNYSNAVTLHLGNNELQEIRTGAFSGLKTLKRLHLNNNKLEVLREDTFLGLDSLEYLQADYNYISAIEAGAFSKLNKLKVLILNDNLLLSLPNNVFRFVLLTHLDLRGNRLKMMPFAGVLEHIGGIMEIQLEENPWNCTCDLLPLKAWLDTITVFVGEIVCETPFRLHGKDVTQLTRQDLCPRKSVGDSGQRGNHPSFSDSHIQRMSPTGNPALTPTRAPKASRPPKTRNRPTPRVTVSKDRQSFGPIMVYQTKSPVPLTCPSSCICTSQSSDNGLNVNCQERKFSNISDLRPKPTSPKKLYLTGNYLQIVYKNDLVEYSSLDLLHLGNNRIAVIQEGAFTNLTSLRRLYLNGNYLESLSPSMFKGLQSLQYLYLEYNVIKEIQPRTFDALSNLQLLFLNNNLLRSLPDHVFGGTVLTRLNLRNNHFSHLPVKGVLDQLPAFIQIDLQENPWDCTCDIMGLKDWTEHANSPVIINEVTCESPARHAGEILKFLGREAICPEDPGLSDATVLSMNQNTDVPHSLSVSPSSYPDIHTEVPLSVLILGLLVVFILSVCFGAGLFVFVLKRRKGVQNAPSSANNLDVSSFQLQYGSYNTETHDKGEGHVYNYIPPPVGQMCQNPIYMQKEGDPVAYYRNLQEFSYSNLDPKKEEPVALAYTISASELLEKPSSPREPELLYQNIAERVKELPSGGVLHYNFCTLPKRQFIPSYESRRQNQDRINKTVLYGTPRKYFAEQSKPEHPLLQGKLQTEPDYLEVLEKQTAISQL is encoded by the coding sequence ATGCTGAACGGTGTTTGGTTGCTCAGTGTGTTAACCGTGGCCGGGATCTCCCAGACAGAGTGCCGCAAAACTGCCAAAGACATTTGCAAGATCCGCTGCCTGTGCGAAGAGAAGGAAAACGTGCTGAATATCAATTGCGAAAACAAAGGATTTACAACCGTGAGCCTGCTCCAGCCCCCCCAGTACCGCATCTATCAGCTTTTCCTCAATGGGAACTTACTGACCAGGCTCCATCCGAATGAGTTCGTCAATTATTCCAACGCCGTGACTCTCCATCTGGGAAATAACGAGCTGCAGGAGATCAGAACCGGGGCGTTCAGTGGGCTCAAAACCCTCAAGAGGCTGCACCTCAACAACAACAAGCTGGAAGTTTTGAGAGAGGACACGTTTCTGGGCTTAGACAGTTTAGAGTACCTCCAAGCAGATTACAATTACATCAGCGCCATCGAGGCGGGAGCTTTCAGCAAACTAAATAAACTGAAAGTCCTCATCCTTAATGACAacctcctgctgtctctccccaataaCGTGTTTCGCTTCGTTCTGCTGACCCACTTAGACCTGAGGGGGAACAGGCTGAAAATGATGCCCTTTGCCGGCGTCCTGGAGCACATCGGCGGGATCATGGAGATCCAGCTAGAAGAAAATCCCTGGAACTGTACTTGTGATCTCCTGCCTCTGAAGGCCTGGCTAGACACTATCACCGTCTTTGTGGGGGAGATCGTCTGCGAGACCCCATTTCGGCTGCACGGCAAAGACGTGACCCAGCTGACCAGGCAGGACCTCTGCCCCAGGAAAAGCGTCGGTGACTCCGGTCAGAGGGGAAACCATCCTTCCTTTTCCGATTCCCACATCCAGAGGATGTCGCCCACAGGTAACCCGGCCCTGACCCCAACTAGGGCTCCGAAAGCCAGCCGTCCACCCAAAACGAGGAACCGCCCGACCCCTCGGGTCACCGTCTCCAAGGACCGGCAGAGTTTTGGGCCTATCATGGTCTACCAGACCAAGTCACCCGTTCCACTCACCTGCCCAAGTAGTTGCATCTGCACTTCACAAAGCTCAGACAACGGGTTAAATGTCAACTGTCAAGAGAGGAAATTCTCGAATATTTCAGATCTTCGCCCCAAACCTACCAGTCCAAAGAAACTCTATCTTACCGGTAACTACCTACAAATTGTTTATAAGAACGATCTCGTAGAATACAGTTCTTTGGACCTCCTGCACTTAGGAAACAACCGGATCGCGGTCATCCAGGAAGGTGCCTTTACAAACCTCACCAGTTTACGCAGACTTTATTTGAACGGCAATTACCTTGAAAGTTTGTCCCCTTCCATGTTTAAGGGCCTGCAGAGTTTGCAGTACCTTTACTTAGAGTACAATGTCATCAAGGAAATCCAGCCACGAACCTTTGACGCCTTGAGTAACCTCCAGCTCTTGTTTCTGAACAACAACTTGCTGAGGTCATTGCCCGACCACGTGTTTGGAGGCACGGTCCTGACAAGACTGAACCTGAGAAACAACCACTTCTCCCATCTGCCTGTCAAAGGGGTGCTAGACCAACTCCCTGCCTTCATTCAAATCGATCTCCAGGAGAACCCGTGGGACTGCACGTGCGACATCATGGGGCTGAAGGACTGGACGGAACACGCCAACTCCCCGGTCATCATCAACGAAGTGACCTGTGAATCTCCAGCCAGGCACGCGGGGGAGATTTTGAAATTCCTGGGGCGGGAGGCCATCTGTCCGGAAGACCCCGGTTTGTCAGATGCTACTGTTTTATCCATGAACCAGAACACGGACGTGCCCCATTCTCTTAGCGTGTCTCCCAGTTCGTACCCAGACATACACACCGAAGTCCCGCTCTCCGTCTTGATTTTGGGGTTGCTGGTTGTCTTCATCTTGTCGGTCTGTTTTGGAGCCGGCTTGTTCGTCTTTGTCCTCAAGCGGCGAAAGGGGGTGCAGAACGCCCCCAGTAGCGCAAACAACTTAGACGTGAGTTCCTTTCAACTGCAGTATGGCTCTTACAACACAGAGACCCACGACAAAGGTGAAGGACATGTTTACAATTACATCCCCCCTCCTGTGGGGCAGATGTGCCAAAATCCTATCTACATGCAAAAAGAAGGGGATCCAGTGGCCTACTACAGAAACCTTCAGGAATTCAGTTATAGTAATCTGGACCCCAAAAAGGAAGAGCCGGTCGCTCTTGCTTATACGATAAGCGCATCCGAATTACTGGAAAAGCCGTCCTCGCCCAGAGAACCAGAGTTGCTGTATCAGAACATCGCAGAAAGAGTCAAGGAACTTCCCAGTGGTGGAGTGCTCCACTATAACTTTTGCACCTTACCGAAGAGGCAGTTCATACCTTCGTATGAATCCAGGCGCCAAAATCAAGACAGAATAAATAAAACTGTTTTATACGGAACTCCCAGAAAATACTTTGCAGAACAGTCAAAACCTGAACACCCTTTACTCCAAGGAAAACTGCAAACAGAACCAGACTACCTCGAAGTTCTGGAAAAACAAACTGCAATTAGTCAGCTGTGa